One Spinacia oleracea cultivar Varoflay chromosome 4, BTI_SOV_V1, whole genome shotgun sequence DNA segment encodes these proteins:
- the LOC110793602 gene encoding auxin response factor 8 isoform X1, protein MKLSTSGLGQQGNEGGEKKCLNSELWHACAGPLVCLPTAGSRVVYFPQGHSEQVAATTNRDVDGQIPNYPSLPAQLICQLHNVTMHADVETDEVYAQMTLQPLSPQEQKDIYLPADFGIPSRQPTNYFCKTLTASDTSTHGGFSVPRRAAEKVFPPLDYSQQPPAQELVARDLHDVEWKFRHIFRGQPKRHLLTTGWSVFVSAKRLVAGDSVLFIWNEKNQLLLGIRRATRPQTVMPSSVLSSDSMHIGLLAAAAHAANTNSCFTVFFNPRASPSEFIIPLSKYVKAVYHTRVSVGMRFRMLFETEESSVRRYMGTITGISDLDSVRWPNSHWRSVKVGWDESTAGERQPRVSLWEIEPLTTFPMYPSLFPLRLKRPWHAGTSSLSDNIDDAANSLMWLRGQGGEQGLNSMNFQSLGMFPWMQTRADNLLPLGNQNQQYQALLSSNFQNLRGSDVLNPQMMQFQHPVQYLQQSTGQIPMLQQQQQQQQQLFHPSIAQQLLQGQSQVSKDNLPLPQRILPQEYFKQNEGLANQQLCGSEAYSLSNNEMQSRQQHHTMSSSLGKADTSTANAELPSQSPVQNMMSSTRTEGISSLSDMSNVNHTMLNEQTSQHPMVSLNSYTPINAFGDAVSLPPYPGKDASLETGNCSLDVQNHNVFGANLDSSGLVLPMTMPTTYRNSSHDTDLCSIPSGFHNPMYGCNSNSPELHSEGQGDLQTPTRTFVKVYKSGSVGRSLDISRFSSYHELREELGQMFGIEGKLDDPLRSGWQLVFVDRENDVLLLGDDPWEAFVYNVSYIKILSPEDVQKLGKHGTETYS, encoded by the exons ATGAAGCTTTCAACTTCAGGTTTGGGTCAGCAAGGTAATGAAG GGGGTGAGAAGAAGTGTTTGAATTCTGAACTATGGCATGCTTGTGCTGGCCCTCTTGTGTGCCTACCGACTGCCGGCAGCCGTGTCGTCTACTTCCCTCAGGGTCATAGTGAGCAG GTTGCTGCCACTACCAATAGAGATGTTGATGGGCAGATACCGAATTACCCCAGCTTGCCAGCACAGTTGATCTGCCAACTTCACAATGTCACGATGCAT GCTGACGTTGAGACAGACGAAGTCTATGCCCAAATGACTTTGCAGCCGCTGAGTCCG CAAGAACAAAAGGACATTTATCTACCTGCAGATTTTGGGATCCCTAGCAGGCAGCCCACCAATTACTTCTGCAAAACATTGACAGCCAGTGACACAAGTACTCATGGAGGGTTTTCTGTACCTCGTCGTGCAGCTGAGAAAGTTTTTCCTCCACTG GACTATTCTCAGCAGCCACCTGCTCAAGAGCTGGTTGCTAGGGATCTGCATGATGTCGAGTGGAAGTTTAGACATATTTTTCGAG GACAGCCCAAAAGGCACCTATTGACTACAGGGTGGAGTGTCTTTGTCAGTGCTAAAAGGCTTGTTGCCGGAGATTCTGTTCTGTTTATATG GAATGAGAAGAACCAACTGCTTCTGGGAATTCGCCGGGCCACTCGACCTCAAACTGTGATGCCTTCATCTGTTTTATCAAGTGACAGTATGCATATAGGACTTCTAGCAGCTGCAGCTCATGCTGCTAATACTAATAGTTGTTTTACCGTCTTCTTTAACCCAAG GGCAAGCCCATCTGAGTTTATCATACCTTTGTCGAAATATGTTAAAGCTGTGTATCACACACGTGTTTCTGTTGGGATGCGATTTCGTATGCTGTTTGAGACCGAAGAATCAAGTGTTCGGAG GTACATGGGTACAATCACTGGAATTAGCGACTTGGATTCTGTTCGTTGGCCAAATTCTCATTGGAGATCCGTGAAG GTTGGTTGGGATGAATCAACTGCTGGTGAGAGGCAACCACGAGTGTCATTATGGGAAATTGAGCCTTTGACGACCTTCCCCATGTATCCGTCTCTTTTTCCCCTGAGGCTCAAAAGACCGTGGCATGCTGGTACTTCATCATTGTCAG ATAATATAGATGATGCTGCGAACAGCTTAATGTGGTTGAGAGGACAGGGTGGAGAACAAGGTCTTAATTCGATGAATTTCCAATCCCTCGGAATGTTTCCTTGGATGCAGACAAGAGCTGACAATTTGCTTCCACTTGGAAATCAGAATCAGCAATACCAAGCATTGTTATCAtccaattttcagaatttaagaGGAAGTGATGTCTTGAATCCACAGATGATGCAGTTTCAACACCCTGTACAATATCTCCAACAGTCAACTGGTCAAATTCCTATGttgcaacagcagcagcagcagcagcagcaactgTTTCACCCATCAATTGCTCAACAGCTCTTGCAAGGGCAGTCTCAAGTTTCAAAGGATAACCTTCCTCTTCCTCAGCGGATTCTCCCACAGGAGTACTTCAAACAGAACGAGGGACTAGCAAATCAGCAGTTATGTGGTTCTGAAGCATATTCACTATCGAATAATGAAATGCAAAGCAGGCAGCAACATCATACTATGTCATCGTCACTTGGAAAAGCAGACACTAGCACTGCAAATGCTGAGCTCCCCTCTCAGTCTCCTGTACAAAACATGATGTCTTCCACACGTACTGAAGGAATTAGTAGTTTGTCTGACATGTCAAATGTAAATCACACGATGTTAAATGAACAGACTTCCCAACATCCCATGGTATCATTGAATTCATATACACCCATTAATGCCTTTGGGGATGCTGTTTCATTACCACCATACCCTGGAAAAGATGCTTCCTTGGAGACTGGAAACTGTAGCTTAGATGTGCAGAATCACAATGTATTTGGTGCTAATCTTGATTCTTCTGGGCTGGTATTGCCTATGACAATGCCTACCACTTATCGCAATTCATCACATGATACAGATCTATGCTCAATACCATCAGGTTTTCATAACCCAATGTATGGTTGTAATAGCAACTCCCCCGAGTTGCACAGTGAAGGGCAGGGTGACCTGCAGACCCCAACTAGAACATTTGTCAAG GTGTATAAATCTGGATCAGTTGGGCGTTCGTTAGACATATCCCGGTTCAGCAGCTATCATGAGCTGCGTGAGGAGCTGGGACAGATGTTTGGAATTGAGGGAAAGCTCGATGACCCTCTGAGATCAGGCTGGCAGCTTGTATTTGTCGACAGGGAGAACGATGTGCTTCTCCTTGGAGATGATCCATGGGA GGCATTCGTGTACAATGTCTCCTATATTAAAATACTTTCACCTGAGGATGTTCAGAAGTTGGGGAAGCACGGGACTGAGACGTACTCATAG
- the LOC110793602 gene encoding auxin response factor 8 isoform X2, which yields MKLSTSGLGQQGGEKKCLNSELWHACAGPLVCLPTAGSRVVYFPQGHSEQVAATTNRDVDGQIPNYPSLPAQLICQLHNVTMHADVETDEVYAQMTLQPLSPQEQKDIYLPADFGIPSRQPTNYFCKTLTASDTSTHGGFSVPRRAAEKVFPPLDYSQQPPAQELVARDLHDVEWKFRHIFRGQPKRHLLTTGWSVFVSAKRLVAGDSVLFIWNEKNQLLLGIRRATRPQTVMPSSVLSSDSMHIGLLAAAAHAANTNSCFTVFFNPRASPSEFIIPLSKYVKAVYHTRVSVGMRFRMLFETEESSVRRYMGTITGISDLDSVRWPNSHWRSVKVGWDESTAGERQPRVSLWEIEPLTTFPMYPSLFPLRLKRPWHAGTSSLSDNIDDAANSLMWLRGQGGEQGLNSMNFQSLGMFPWMQTRADNLLPLGNQNQQYQALLSSNFQNLRGSDVLNPQMMQFQHPVQYLQQSTGQIPMLQQQQQQQQQLFHPSIAQQLLQGQSQVSKDNLPLPQRILPQEYFKQNEGLANQQLCGSEAYSLSNNEMQSRQQHHTMSSSLGKADTSTANAELPSQSPVQNMMSSTRTEGISSLSDMSNVNHTMLNEQTSQHPMVSLNSYTPINAFGDAVSLPPYPGKDASLETGNCSLDVQNHNVFGANLDSSGLVLPMTMPTTYRNSSHDTDLCSIPSGFHNPMYGCNSNSPELHSEGQGDLQTPTRTFVKVYKSGSVGRSLDISRFSSYHELREELGQMFGIEGKLDDPLRSGWQLVFVDRENDVLLLGDDPWEAFVYNVSYIKILSPEDVQKLGKHGTETYS from the exons ATGAAGCTTTCAACTTCAGGTTTGGGTCAGCAAG GGGGTGAGAAGAAGTGTTTGAATTCTGAACTATGGCATGCTTGTGCTGGCCCTCTTGTGTGCCTACCGACTGCCGGCAGCCGTGTCGTCTACTTCCCTCAGGGTCATAGTGAGCAG GTTGCTGCCACTACCAATAGAGATGTTGATGGGCAGATACCGAATTACCCCAGCTTGCCAGCACAGTTGATCTGCCAACTTCACAATGTCACGATGCAT GCTGACGTTGAGACAGACGAAGTCTATGCCCAAATGACTTTGCAGCCGCTGAGTCCG CAAGAACAAAAGGACATTTATCTACCTGCAGATTTTGGGATCCCTAGCAGGCAGCCCACCAATTACTTCTGCAAAACATTGACAGCCAGTGACACAAGTACTCATGGAGGGTTTTCTGTACCTCGTCGTGCAGCTGAGAAAGTTTTTCCTCCACTG GACTATTCTCAGCAGCCACCTGCTCAAGAGCTGGTTGCTAGGGATCTGCATGATGTCGAGTGGAAGTTTAGACATATTTTTCGAG GACAGCCCAAAAGGCACCTATTGACTACAGGGTGGAGTGTCTTTGTCAGTGCTAAAAGGCTTGTTGCCGGAGATTCTGTTCTGTTTATATG GAATGAGAAGAACCAACTGCTTCTGGGAATTCGCCGGGCCACTCGACCTCAAACTGTGATGCCTTCATCTGTTTTATCAAGTGACAGTATGCATATAGGACTTCTAGCAGCTGCAGCTCATGCTGCTAATACTAATAGTTGTTTTACCGTCTTCTTTAACCCAAG GGCAAGCCCATCTGAGTTTATCATACCTTTGTCGAAATATGTTAAAGCTGTGTATCACACACGTGTTTCTGTTGGGATGCGATTTCGTATGCTGTTTGAGACCGAAGAATCAAGTGTTCGGAG GTACATGGGTACAATCACTGGAATTAGCGACTTGGATTCTGTTCGTTGGCCAAATTCTCATTGGAGATCCGTGAAG GTTGGTTGGGATGAATCAACTGCTGGTGAGAGGCAACCACGAGTGTCATTATGGGAAATTGAGCCTTTGACGACCTTCCCCATGTATCCGTCTCTTTTTCCCCTGAGGCTCAAAAGACCGTGGCATGCTGGTACTTCATCATTGTCAG ATAATATAGATGATGCTGCGAACAGCTTAATGTGGTTGAGAGGACAGGGTGGAGAACAAGGTCTTAATTCGATGAATTTCCAATCCCTCGGAATGTTTCCTTGGATGCAGACAAGAGCTGACAATTTGCTTCCACTTGGAAATCAGAATCAGCAATACCAAGCATTGTTATCAtccaattttcagaatttaagaGGAAGTGATGTCTTGAATCCACAGATGATGCAGTTTCAACACCCTGTACAATATCTCCAACAGTCAACTGGTCAAATTCCTATGttgcaacagcagcagcagcagcagcagcaactgTTTCACCCATCAATTGCTCAACAGCTCTTGCAAGGGCAGTCTCAAGTTTCAAAGGATAACCTTCCTCTTCCTCAGCGGATTCTCCCACAGGAGTACTTCAAACAGAACGAGGGACTAGCAAATCAGCAGTTATGTGGTTCTGAAGCATATTCACTATCGAATAATGAAATGCAAAGCAGGCAGCAACATCATACTATGTCATCGTCACTTGGAAAAGCAGACACTAGCACTGCAAATGCTGAGCTCCCCTCTCAGTCTCCTGTACAAAACATGATGTCTTCCACACGTACTGAAGGAATTAGTAGTTTGTCTGACATGTCAAATGTAAATCACACGATGTTAAATGAACAGACTTCCCAACATCCCATGGTATCATTGAATTCATATACACCCATTAATGCCTTTGGGGATGCTGTTTCATTACCACCATACCCTGGAAAAGATGCTTCCTTGGAGACTGGAAACTGTAGCTTAGATGTGCAGAATCACAATGTATTTGGTGCTAATCTTGATTCTTCTGGGCTGGTATTGCCTATGACAATGCCTACCACTTATCGCAATTCATCACATGATACAGATCTATGCTCAATACCATCAGGTTTTCATAACCCAATGTATGGTTGTAATAGCAACTCCCCCGAGTTGCACAGTGAAGGGCAGGGTGACCTGCAGACCCCAACTAGAACATTTGTCAAG GTGTATAAATCTGGATCAGTTGGGCGTTCGTTAGACATATCCCGGTTCAGCAGCTATCATGAGCTGCGTGAGGAGCTGGGACAGATGTTTGGAATTGAGGGAAAGCTCGATGACCCTCTGAGATCAGGCTGGCAGCTTGTATTTGTCGACAGGGAGAACGATGTGCTTCTCCTTGGAGATGATCCATGGGA GGCATTCGTGTACAATGTCTCCTATATTAAAATACTTTCACCTGAGGATGTTCAGAAGTTGGGGAAGCACGGGACTGAGACGTACTCATAG
- the LOC110793602 gene encoding auxin response factor 8 isoform X3, which yields MKLSTSGLGQQGNEGGEKKCLNSELWHACAGPLVCLPTAGSRVVYFPQGHSEQVAATTNRDVDGQIPNYPSLPAQLICQLHNVTMHADVETDEVYAQMTLQPLSPQEQKDIYLPADFGIPSRQPTNYFCKTLTASDTSTHGGFSVPRRAAEKVFPPLDYSQQPPAQELVARDLHDVEWKFRHIFRGQPKRHLLTTGWSVFVSAKRLVAGDSVLFIWNEKNQLLLGIRRATRPQTVMPSSVLSSDSMHIGLLAAAAHAANTNSCFTVFFNPRASPSEFIIPLSKYVKAVYHTRVSVGMRFRMLFETEESSVRRYMGTITGISDLDSVRWPNSHWRSVKVGWDESTAGERQPRVSLWEIEPLTTFPMYPSLFPLRLKRPWHADNIDDAANSLMWLRGQGGEQGLNSMNFQSLGMFPWMQTRADNLLPLGNQNQQYQALLSSNFQNLRGSDVLNPQMMQFQHPVQYLQQSTGQIPMLQQQQQQQQQLFHPSIAQQLLQGQSQVSKDNLPLPQRILPQEYFKQNEGLANQQLCGSEAYSLSNNEMQSRQQHHTMSSSLGKADTSTANAELPSQSPVQNMMSSTRTEGISSLSDMSNVNHTMLNEQTSQHPMVSLNSYTPINAFGDAVSLPPYPGKDASLETGNCSLDVQNHNVFGANLDSSGLVLPMTMPTTYRNSSHDTDLCSIPSGFHNPMYGCNSNSPELHSEGQGDLQTPTRTFVKVYKSGSVGRSLDISRFSSYHELREELGQMFGIEGKLDDPLRSGWQLVFVDRENDVLLLGDDPWEAFVYNVSYIKILSPEDVQKLGKHGTETYS from the exons ATGAAGCTTTCAACTTCAGGTTTGGGTCAGCAAGGTAATGAAG GGGGTGAGAAGAAGTGTTTGAATTCTGAACTATGGCATGCTTGTGCTGGCCCTCTTGTGTGCCTACCGACTGCCGGCAGCCGTGTCGTCTACTTCCCTCAGGGTCATAGTGAGCAG GTTGCTGCCACTACCAATAGAGATGTTGATGGGCAGATACCGAATTACCCCAGCTTGCCAGCACAGTTGATCTGCCAACTTCACAATGTCACGATGCAT GCTGACGTTGAGACAGACGAAGTCTATGCCCAAATGACTTTGCAGCCGCTGAGTCCG CAAGAACAAAAGGACATTTATCTACCTGCAGATTTTGGGATCCCTAGCAGGCAGCCCACCAATTACTTCTGCAAAACATTGACAGCCAGTGACACAAGTACTCATGGAGGGTTTTCTGTACCTCGTCGTGCAGCTGAGAAAGTTTTTCCTCCACTG GACTATTCTCAGCAGCCACCTGCTCAAGAGCTGGTTGCTAGGGATCTGCATGATGTCGAGTGGAAGTTTAGACATATTTTTCGAG GACAGCCCAAAAGGCACCTATTGACTACAGGGTGGAGTGTCTTTGTCAGTGCTAAAAGGCTTGTTGCCGGAGATTCTGTTCTGTTTATATG GAATGAGAAGAACCAACTGCTTCTGGGAATTCGCCGGGCCACTCGACCTCAAACTGTGATGCCTTCATCTGTTTTATCAAGTGACAGTATGCATATAGGACTTCTAGCAGCTGCAGCTCATGCTGCTAATACTAATAGTTGTTTTACCGTCTTCTTTAACCCAAG GGCAAGCCCATCTGAGTTTATCATACCTTTGTCGAAATATGTTAAAGCTGTGTATCACACACGTGTTTCTGTTGGGATGCGATTTCGTATGCTGTTTGAGACCGAAGAATCAAGTGTTCGGAG GTACATGGGTACAATCACTGGAATTAGCGACTTGGATTCTGTTCGTTGGCCAAATTCTCATTGGAGATCCGTGAAG GTTGGTTGGGATGAATCAACTGCTGGTGAGAGGCAACCACGAGTGTCATTATGGGAAATTGAGCCTTTGACGACCTTCCCCATGTATCCGTCTCTTTTTCCCCTGAGGCTCAAAAGACCGTGGCATGCTG ATAATATAGATGATGCTGCGAACAGCTTAATGTGGTTGAGAGGACAGGGTGGAGAACAAGGTCTTAATTCGATGAATTTCCAATCCCTCGGAATGTTTCCTTGGATGCAGACAAGAGCTGACAATTTGCTTCCACTTGGAAATCAGAATCAGCAATACCAAGCATTGTTATCAtccaattttcagaatttaagaGGAAGTGATGTCTTGAATCCACAGATGATGCAGTTTCAACACCCTGTACAATATCTCCAACAGTCAACTGGTCAAATTCCTATGttgcaacagcagcagcagcagcagcagcaactgTTTCACCCATCAATTGCTCAACAGCTCTTGCAAGGGCAGTCTCAAGTTTCAAAGGATAACCTTCCTCTTCCTCAGCGGATTCTCCCACAGGAGTACTTCAAACAGAACGAGGGACTAGCAAATCAGCAGTTATGTGGTTCTGAAGCATATTCACTATCGAATAATGAAATGCAAAGCAGGCAGCAACATCATACTATGTCATCGTCACTTGGAAAAGCAGACACTAGCACTGCAAATGCTGAGCTCCCCTCTCAGTCTCCTGTACAAAACATGATGTCTTCCACACGTACTGAAGGAATTAGTAGTTTGTCTGACATGTCAAATGTAAATCACACGATGTTAAATGAACAGACTTCCCAACATCCCATGGTATCATTGAATTCATATACACCCATTAATGCCTTTGGGGATGCTGTTTCATTACCACCATACCCTGGAAAAGATGCTTCCTTGGAGACTGGAAACTGTAGCTTAGATGTGCAGAATCACAATGTATTTGGTGCTAATCTTGATTCTTCTGGGCTGGTATTGCCTATGACAATGCCTACCACTTATCGCAATTCATCACATGATACAGATCTATGCTCAATACCATCAGGTTTTCATAACCCAATGTATGGTTGTAATAGCAACTCCCCCGAGTTGCACAGTGAAGGGCAGGGTGACCTGCAGACCCCAACTAGAACATTTGTCAAG GTGTATAAATCTGGATCAGTTGGGCGTTCGTTAGACATATCCCGGTTCAGCAGCTATCATGAGCTGCGTGAGGAGCTGGGACAGATGTTTGGAATTGAGGGAAAGCTCGATGACCCTCTGAGATCAGGCTGGCAGCTTGTATTTGTCGACAGGGAGAACGATGTGCTTCTCCTTGGAGATGATCCATGGGA GGCATTCGTGTACAATGTCTCCTATATTAAAATACTTTCACCTGAGGATGTTCAGAAGTTGGGGAAGCACGGGACTGAGACGTACTCATAG